aaaaccatgtaagtttgtccaagaatcaagtaatgaagtgcTAGTTTTTAAAGTTCGACAGttagtatctatcaagatttaaaaagCTGTCTAAGCCCGAAACTTgacagctgcttgacagatagggtatctatcgagaattatgaaaattagattttcaactctgatttcattccaattaGTGAGTATGcatttaggctttttttttctcacaatcttaaacatatataagatattattttaagggtcgttaTAATGAGCACAATTGTACAAGTGggaagcaaagtgttgttcatgcaaattgtgaccggaaacatagtttgccctagttcatctttctcttgatgaagctgctgtgtttgtacaccgtagggttttatgaccaaacaacttcgtgatcttcatcatgtggtgaactgaagaactttacagccaacatccttctcaagttggtgatcaagttgtGTATTGGAATCCGCACATCtattgattagtcacgtactgggagccgtgcattaaaaggagagattgtcactacagaacaagtccaattgggtattagggtaaagATTTAAttgtaggttagtataaggtactgtaatttctttacttgtaactgcttgtagTGAtgatagtgaattctcgggagtggtgaccttaaaatcacctggtggggggtttttgccttggaggttttccccattcaaaaacaatttattttgttaaatttattttccgctgcatttaattttagttggtgatttgtttgtgctgccacgtacattgcatgttaatttgattaattaataaacttggctaattaatcaatcaattcatcacaatgggtcaatacatttttggcctatcaagtggtatcagagcaagcacaCTTTGATTaaggtttaatctttgctgtatGATCCATTGACCCATTGTTTGTCATAAATAGAGGACAATCTCtcattattactattttattttatagtactaattatgcatactggaaagtacacatgagaattttcttgcaatctttagatgagaaagtgtagcaagctgtggagataggatGAATCAAGCCGAAGGAAGTGCCGGccaattgggatgatgctaagatcaaggcagcAAATTTCAACAGCAGGGTATTGAATgttttattcagtgcggtcacaaataaggagttcaagaagatatcctccactgaaactgcaaaggtaGCATGGATcattctccagacaacctatgaaggaacaaaGGTTGTCAAGGAATCGAAGCtttagaggctcactactagctttgaagagattaagatggaggaggatgagtcatttgatgagttctatgccgagttcaaggacatagtgaactcagcttttaattttggggaaaccattcccaaacccaagattgtgagaaaggtgcttagatctctaaagagatttcatgccaagatcactacgATTGAGGAGTCAAAGGACATcaacaaaattcctttgacagaacTGGTTGGCAATTTACAGACCTACGAGTTGGGTTTGATAAGGATTGGGAAATCAAATAAGggtaagagcatggcattgaaggccaagaacAGTGACATGGATGAGTCTTCAGACGACGAAGATTccaaaatgaagtcctacatcacaaggcaattcaagaagttcacgAAGAATGTTAATGTGAAGGGCTTCgaacaaggaccgtaggcaatttAGTTCTTCTCAATCTAAGaaccaagacaaagggaagaaggatgctagggatggcggtcagtataCTGTTCCTTCActaagtgtttcgggtgtcaaggtTTCGTCCACATGAAATAAGAGtgccctacttatctcaagtccatcGGGAAGAGCAAGACACTTGCTACTACTTTGAGCGACACCAAATCTGAGGATGATTCCAAAAATAAGGATGACGGAATCCTAAATGTCTTCACCGCCATTGTCAATGCTACTaaggggattgtagaagatgtggatgaagaagaggacttggtggaatcaatgtttgagaagatggatgagcaagatgacatccacactgcctatgcaaagttatacaaggtctcgaaCAAGCacgagaagttgtataggttgaccaccaagaagctcagtgatgtggagcttgaacgagaagaaCTCTTCACAAAGTTTGACGAAGCCAATTAGACTATTGAATcactgagatttgagaacaatttcttggctgagaggaccaagaagcttgaagcggaattgttccaagtcagagctcaactagagaggacatcaagtgcaaagctcaatgagatgctcagcctttagaaatctgcttctgatcaaattggtttagggtatgatttcacttctcctaatattgcttcctcTAGtattactgtttttgtttctcctactaataatgttgaatctgaAAACAATGACGTTAAAAATGTAATAGCTAGTGAAAACATAGATAAGGGTAAAtatatcttaggagcaccctctaagcttgctaagaaagaaaccaaaaaccctaaggctaagaagagtaatgctcaaaggtctaaaaagaagaagcatcatCTATGTCATCATTGTGGAGCTGTTGGACATACTCGCCCTAATTGTTATATtggctagccactcaacagagcaatagcATGGTCTGATTGGGAAACCTGAGTTAGTTTCCATCATCTCTTGCTCCTCTTAGATATCTCcttaaagccctcatgttcGTTTCGAACTTGAACAGTTGCAATTTTCCTCCCTCACCGCCGGTTCAAGGATTCgctaaaaggaaaggttcttccaatgTGTGGAAAGAAAAAGGTTCTAagtgatttaatcacttttctctccctctctattttttgtgtttgcactacttgtgtgttttgctttattgttttttattcagtctagttttttttatgcattactttGCTTAACATgtttctgtttgtttgttttcagttttattttatttaaaaaaaatgaaaaataagaaaaatacaaaaacagtgtgtgtttgtgtacattggtacttgtttaccttgaatggccaatgaaacaaaattttctaaactttgtatttcttgtagctcagatgagcatctctatgcacaactaagcaaatgagctttgtggctcatgtttgtgatgagtaagattaagtaatctcttatacttaacactcgtattactctttttgatggaaatgactaaaaaatcctaaaagaaaggtataaataaccatctcactactgttgtctgccaatcatgaaatgacatttgtatgctttaGCATAACAAAAATGCATTGtcaaagtttaacataatttggtatttattttctctcttttacatgctcatgcatgatatgcttaaaagaaaatatgcaaagaaaaattaaagcaaaaagaatcaaaatactttaaaatatgattgcaagcatatattctaggagatgtgagagttataggatgtacctcgaaagtgatagtccccatcaagtagttatgaccgtgtgtgagttaaattgatttactcatatcgcaaatcgtcataacatgtagacacttatgcaatcttgcgatgtttttcacacacaacacgcaatattctttgctacttttgatacatgtataggtacaatgtgatttggacATCACAAGGTATACTTGTGTTAGTGTATGCCCACTAAATtgtcttaatttgtttttgaaaaatataattggttagacgtgtttagtgtgtgtgtgttttagatctaaatgcatgaagtttttctttattaagaGATGTTTTAAGagctaaaattgttgtttagatctttggttgagtagcatgtttGTTTGCATTcgtatctgtgtttttctctttcttaaaaaacagtttttaaGAAATCTTGACAGCTTCTCAATACCTCTCGAcaactaggctatctatcgagctcttcagcttctttttatcttAATCTCAATAGCTCACCGATCCATCGAaaaagtttctgtctcctcgatagatactcaatagcttctcgatctgtcgagatcctcttgcatgcattaTTTTTCCACATGTTTTGCGTGTTTCTATTATCTTGTTATCCATAGCATcttatttcattacattcatgcatttatatagatttattttgccccttgatcatctttatgtttctcaggtgaagctttctagcttcttgtaccttttgtcaatcatgacaaaaagggggagaaatcaTGGAGaatatgtggtttctttttaagattctacatatTAGGAagagaaatacatgcccttgtaaagaggagatgtgtttcatcttgttaggaggagtgtttacctccttctTCTTGTACagcggtcttgtgaccatgtttacatacattgtgcttatctttgatatatatatatatatatatatatatatatatatatatatatatatatatatatgatgtatgtcttcctcacctatctctacatatattgtttcttttctctctttatacatatgtttcttttttgtatgcaatctcttattcctgtttcacactaagatgcattgatgagttttgtttaaagtgtttcagaagtataggttgtcaaaatcttccTTTCCATGAATTCTCttcttacaaaaattttcaagagtttgtattatgatagattttattgtattcaacaagtgagtatgagttgagtgatttatgacttctctcatatgttcatttgtttgttgtgattttgtcacggattgccaaatggggagattgttaagagatatgtgattcatgttaggaacatatgttatcatgtattggctaatcttttgacaaaatacactttacttgtaattgagtagatctaggatgtgtttaatgtttcaaggaacaaggtttcaagttcaagtattaaagtcatgcaaatctgcccaagaatcaagtaatgaagtgttgatttttaaaactcgacagctagtatctatcgagatttaaaaaacTGGTTAAGCCCaaagctcaacagctgctcgacagatagggtatctatcgagaattatgaaaatcagattttcaagtctgatttcattccaatctgtgagtatgtgtttaggctttcttttctcacaaccctaaacatatataaggattattttaagggccgttaCAGTGAGCACAATTGtacaagtgtgaagcaaagtgttgttcatgcaaattgtgaccaaaaacctagtttgctctagttcatttttctcttgacgaagctgctgcgtttgtacatcgtagggttttgtaactaagtaacttcgtgatctttattgtgtgatgaattgaagaactttgcagccaacatctttctcaagttggtgattaagtcgcatattgggattcgtgcatctattggttagtcacgtactgggagccatgcattaaaatgagagattgtcactacagaacaagtccaattaggtattgggataagagttcaactgtaggttggaataaggtactggaattcctttacttgtaatcgcttgttgtgataatagtgaattctcgagagtgatgttcttaaaatcacccggtggggtttttgccttagagATTTTCCCtattcgaaaacaaatcaccttatcaaatttattttccgttgcatttaattttagttggtgatttgtttgtgctgtcaCATACATTGcgtgttaatttgattaattaataaatttgactaattaatcaattaattcattacaATGGGTCAAtcatttttggcctattagttattaattttaagaataattttttttcttctaaatcaCTGTCAGCTAAAATCCATAATTAAACATTTACTTTATGATTACACTAACTTTGAATTCCACCTACTAGGGGGTCCTTTCTTGGAAAGGAAAACAAGTTAACAACAAATTAGGAGTACATTCAATGGATCAATGCATTATCAATTtgttcatacaaaaaaaaaaatgtaatgttaaaagtattacaaattttactacataaaacttataaaatggAGAGTTTCAACCATCGTAGTTGTGCctttaattttgattctaaaaaaaaaaaagagattaatgtaacaaaatttgtaaaatgtgtagaactactatatatatatatatatatatatatatatatatatatattcttttttaataacttCTTCCTAAATTCTTAGGATAAGTTTCTCAAATAAGAGGATTTGTATTCTTCAAATCACAAAATGAGTGAATTAAATGTTTTAGGTCAACAGCATTTGGAGAAAGATCGACTGGCACTAATTTATTATCTACATATAGTAAACGAATTGATGATAATGCAAGTATTGGCATGTAAACAATAATgccaaaaccacaacaaaatcacacaatttgaggtaaaaatttgtGTAATTTGTAGTGTTCTTAGCATTTGTCGGCATGTAAATCTGTGGGCTGGTAGATCGATCGGAACGAGTAAAATCTTTGACACGACTGTGTCCTCGTTAAGCTGACTCCTCATTCATCAATACCATCGCCTCATGCCACCTTGCATGCAAATCTGTGGGCTAACTTATCAATTATCATTCATGTACAAAAGGTCATTGTAGCCTGTCATTGTTATACACTTACACAGTATCATCCTTAGCCCAAACTTTAGGATAAAGTCAAAAATTGGGCCCAAAGTTTTATCCActttccaaattaaaaaagtgATTGGGGATAAGAACAAGCAGTAAAAGATTAGACCTCACAAGTGGCACTAATAGCagcatatatataaagatatttCCCAACTATTCTAGAAAGATACATGCTAGCTATATATAAATACATCTCTCTGATTCAAGCAATTTTAGTATTGAGTCATTTTTGAGCAAATGGGTTCTTTAATGGCCGGATGGGACTCGCCCCACCTAGATCCAAAGTCAGGTAATCTCACTAACCTTGTCCAaattaatcttcttcttcttcttttggatAAAAACCTTGTCCAAATTAAtcttatttgataaaatttccgtactttttttattacatcgtttttacttattatgttttgaaatcgacttataattttcattattaattCGCCAATTTGTaaagtaataaatttaaatttataatatttttagaattttttgttcGTACATTTTATTGTGTCGGTAGTGTTATGTCgctcaaattacaataaaaaatgtcagttagaatatatatatgttttcaaGTCTTTTAAAAAACTTCTTGTTTATGATATTGAATTTTTCAGTGGCAAACAAAAGGAATTTGTCATTAACTAAAGAAGAGATTTCTTCTTACTGGAAAGCAAAGAAGAAAGCAGAGGAAGATCATCTTACTGACAGCCTGTCTAGTCCATCGGGTAGTAGTACTCAGGTGTGTTTATCTCTCTCATAAATAAACGCATGAGAAAAGCCTGTTCCTATAtttgctttctcttctttttcatgCTTTATATTTTGTAGTTGGTGATGATATTCAAAACCTAGAAATGAATATGACAGGGAAGCACATTTAGAGACTCTGGGAAAAAGTTTGAGAGGTCGAACTCGGCGCCTTTGGCCAATAGAAAGGAGGGTTTAATGCACATGGAAACTGAAACAAGCTTG
This genomic stretch from Castanea sativa cultivar Marrone di Chiusa Pesio chromosome 1, ASM4071231v1 harbors:
- the LOC142621840 gene encoding uncharacterized protein LOC142621840 — protein: MGSLMAGWDSPHLDPKSVANKRNLSLTKEEISSYWKAKKKAEEDHLTDSLSSPSGSSTQGSTFRDSGKKFERSNSAPLANRKEGLMHMETETSLEKIIKKNGWWTRSNWAFLNEPPLSEGASNTYASQFHVASLNTSKSSTGEGIST